In a genomic window of uncultured Sphaerochaeta sp.:
- a CDS encoding carbohydrate ABC transporter permease, giving the protein MKKNTVFSIGRFVLLAFYVLAAVFPLYWIVVTSLKGPKEIYTMPLQYLPTSATLDSYRKLFSFSSFSLYFRNSLVVALISSLLAMAVSILSGFSLSRYPRQRTKGILQLALYFTQTIPTFLIMVPIFTMFSKLGWVDSTGALMLVYVATVIAFSTIMSKGFFDRIPISLEEAAKIDGCSMFQSLFHVVLPITRPGMAAIFCFAFINIWNELFLAVMLLMSNDKMTVPVALNSFISKAGISWDVMSAGIVIALLPTMIVFGFGQKYIVAGLTEGSVKG; this is encoded by the coding sequence ATGAAAAAGAACACCGTATTCTCCATCGGCCGTTTTGTCTTGTTGGCCTTCTATGTCCTGGCCGCAGTATTTCCGCTCTACTGGATCGTGGTCACCAGCCTCAAGGGGCCGAAGGAGATCTATACCATGCCCCTGCAGTACCTGCCCACCTCAGCGACGCTGGACAGCTATCGCAAGCTCTTCTCCTTCTCGAGCTTTTCCCTCTACTTCCGCAACTCCCTGGTGGTGGCACTCATCTCCAGCCTGCTGGCCATGGCCGTCTCCATACTCAGCGGCTTCTCCCTCTCCCGCTACCCAAGGCAGAGGACCAAGGGGATCCTGCAACTGGCGCTCTACTTCACCCAAACGATCCCGACCTTCCTCATCATGGTCCCGATTTTCACCATGTTCTCCAAGCTCGGCTGGGTGGACAGCACCGGGGCTTTGATGCTGGTGTATGTAGCCACGGTCATCGCGTTCTCCACGATCATGAGCAAGGGTTTCTTTGACCGTATTCCCATCAGTCTGGAGGAAGCAGCAAAAATCGACGGCTGTTCGATGTTCCAGTCGCTCTTCCATGTGGTTCTGCCCATCACTCGCCCGGGTATGGCTGCCATTTTCTGTTTTGCTTTCATCAACATCTGGAACGAGCTCTTCCTGGCCGTCATGCTCTTGATGTCCAATGACAAGATGACTGTTCCGGTAGCCCTCAATTCGTTCATCAGCAAGGCTGGCATCAGCTGGGATGTGATGAGCGCTGGTATTGTGATCGCACTGCTTCCCACCATGATTGTGTTCGGATTCGGCCAGAAGTACATTGTTGCCGGCCTTACCGAAGGAAGCGTGAAAGGATGA
- a CDS encoding sugar ABC transporter permease: MIRQGFFERNLRYLFPLPAVIFVVVLMVFPVGYTFFLSFTDWSLTSGRPLSVVGLKSYLQVLQEPRFLEALGRTFYFTFGSVIVEMVLGTVLALALNRSFKGKGVVKTLLLLPLVATPVAIGIVWNLFYDPTIGILNYVLSVLKLPQSGWVSDAKTVMPSLIIVDIWQWTPMITIIVLAGLAGLSSEPYESAMVDGANARQVLFRITLPMLMPTILTAVILRAIDALKTYDIIYSMTGGGPGYASENLNVLAFKYSFEYFRMGQSAVMLVFLFLIVLLFSLVVMRLRRAFEL, encoded by the coding sequence ATGATCCGACAAGGCTTTTTTGAAAGAAACCTCCGCTACCTCTTTCCCCTCCCAGCGGTGATTTTCGTGGTGGTCCTGATGGTTTTTCCCGTGGGATACACCTTTTTTCTCAGCTTCACCGACTGGAGTCTCACCAGCGGAAGGCCTCTCTCCGTTGTTGGTCTGAAGAGTTATCTGCAGGTTCTCCAGGAACCCCGGTTCCTTGAAGCCTTGGGCCGGACCTTTTATTTCACGTTCGGCTCGGTCATCGTGGAGATGGTGCTCGGAACGGTCCTTGCCCTGGCTTTGAACCGATCGTTCAAGGGGAAAGGCGTGGTGAAGACCTTGCTGCTGCTTCCCCTGGTAGCAACCCCGGTTGCCATCGGTATTGTATGGAATCTTTTCTATGATCCGACCATCGGCATCCTCAACTATGTGCTGAGCGTCCTCAAGCTCCCCCAAAGCGGTTGGGTCAGTGATGCAAAGACGGTCATGCCCTCCCTGATCATTGTGGATATCTGGCAATGGACGCCGATGATCACCATCATCGTGCTTGCCGGCCTTGCCGGCCTCTCCTCAGAGCCGTATGAATCGGCCATGGTCGATGGGGCGAACGCCCGTCAGGTGCTGTTCCGCATCACGTTGCCGATGCTGATGCCCACCATTCTCACAGCCGTCATCCTCAGGGCCATCGATGCCTTGAAAACCTACGACATCATCTATTCGATGACAGGAGGAGGCCCAGGGTACGCTTCCGAGAACCTCAATGTGCTTGCCTTCAAGTACAGTTTCGAGTACTTCAGAATGGGACAGAGTGCAGTCATGCTGGTCTTCCTGTTTCTCATTGTCCTGCTCTTCAGCCTCGTTGTCATGCGACTGCGTCGGGCTTTTGAGCTGTAG
- a CDS encoding MurR/RpiR family transcriptional regulator encodes MHEVSAIYTIRSKYNTLSAKEKKIADFILEHPKESVNPSIEELAELIGISESTMVRFARKIGYSGYQRFRIALARETIPSNEQLFESEVTEGEDPVDLVFRHTRKTLDETYAKLERKTVRDAASLLAGCRNLYLMGLGGSNILAQDAYHKLIRTGLNCQYASDFHLQLMLASQASEDDTALIISHTGSGHDTLALAEELRNNGCKLIILTSNTRSPLAKMGDLVLAVSTGSSPVVAESFSARITSLVLIDVLYVEILEILQDKGVENLNKMRSIIAKRRI; translated from the coding sequence ATGCATGAAGTCAGTGCCATCTACACGATACGAAGCAAGTACAACACACTCAGTGCGAAAGAGAAGAAGATTGCCGACTTCATTCTTGAACATCCGAAGGAGTCGGTGAACCCCAGCATTGAGGAGTTGGCTGAGCTGATCGGCATCAGTGAATCAACCATGGTGCGCTTTGCCCGCAAGATCGGGTACAGCGGATACCAGCGGTTTCGCATCGCCCTTGCAAGGGAGACCATCCCTTCCAACGAGCAGCTCTTCGAGAGTGAGGTGACCGAAGGGGAAGATCCGGTGGACCTCGTCTTCCGCCACACCCGCAAGACACTCGATGAGACCTATGCCAAGCTCGAGCGCAAGACGGTACGGGACGCAGCCAGCCTGCTTGCCGGGTGCAGAAACCTCTATCTCATGGGGCTCGGCGGGTCCAATATCCTGGCCCAGGATGCCTATCACAAACTGATCAGGACCGGCCTGAACTGCCAGTATGCCTCTGACTTCCATCTCCAGCTGATGCTTGCCAGCCAAGCCAGCGAAGACGATACCGCCCTGATCATCAGCCATACCGGGTCGGGACATGACACCCTGGCCCTTGCCGAGGAGCTGCGCAACAACGGGTGCAAGCTCATCATCCTCACCAGCAATACCCGCTCCCCCCTCGCGAAAATGGGGGACTTGGTATTGGCAGTAAGCACCGGATCATCACCGGTTGTCGCAGAATCGTTTTCCGCCCGCATCACCAGCTTGGTGCTCATCGATGTCCTCTATGTGGAGATCCTGGAGATCCTGCAGGACAAGGGAGTGGAAAACCTGAACAAAATGAGAAGCATCATTGCGAAGCGTCGCATATGA
- a CDS encoding sugar ABC transporter substrate-binding protein, whose product MKKHMTVLFVLCALLLVLSPAFAAGTKEEASGPVTLTFVETMTSPSRTTQIQELIAKYEAQNPNVKINLVSPPYEQADNKLTLMLNSNQELDIIEVRDHTVKQFVNNNKLVDLTSYLKAWDQGTDLLPLTMTAATTVNNTPYLLPQFFFVKGLFVRTDILAQHGFTTMPKTIDELYKMSIAITGKAPNQYGFGFRGKGSAFKISDILILSDVANISVDNIYKTTDGTFAFSTPAARKAVAAYVDLYKKAVPSDGINWGFNEQVNGFISGTTPFLVQDPDTVSMVAEALDPSQWTVIPMPVGASGKTYLDYGFAGLGIPTTSKHKDLAWDFISFMVNAENNADFCRAYGPLPVHTSTYANDPYFSSGVYKSWEIEMSDPATYVFVKYPLDNPKYPAWAQIQEQTMQSLLLGSTTVDQAIKSWEDYWK is encoded by the coding sequence ATGAAAAAGCACATGACTGTTTTGTTCGTGCTCTGTGCCCTCTTGCTGGTTCTCTCCCCGGCTTTTGCCGCCGGAACCAAGGAAGAGGCGAGCGGCCCGGTCACCTTGACCTTCGTCGAGACGATGACCAGCCCGTCCCGCACCACACAGATCCAGGAACTGATCGCCAAATACGAGGCACAGAATCCCAACGTAAAGATCAACTTGGTCTCCCCTCCCTATGAGCAGGCAGACAACAAGCTCACCCTGATGCTCAACAGCAATCAGGAACTGGACATCATCGAGGTTCGTGACCATACCGTGAAGCAGTTCGTCAACAACAACAAGCTTGTTGACCTGACCAGCTACCTCAAGGCTTGGGACCAGGGCACCGATTTGCTGCCGCTTACCATGACTGCAGCCACTACGGTCAACAACACCCCCTACCTGCTTCCTCAGTTCTTCTTCGTGAAAGGCTTGTTTGTCCGCACGGACATTCTTGCCCAACATGGCTTTACCACCATGCCCAAGACCATCGACGAACTGTACAAGATGTCCATTGCCATTACCGGCAAGGCTCCCAACCAGTACGGCTTCGGGTTCCGCGGAAAGGGTAGTGCCTTCAAGATCTCCGACATTTTGATCCTCAGCGATGTGGCCAACATCAGTGTTGACAACATCTACAAGACCACCGATGGCACCTTTGCATTCTCCACCCCTGCTGCCCGCAAGGCCGTGGCCGCTTATGTGGACCTCTACAAGAAGGCTGTTCCCTCCGATGGCATCAACTGGGGCTTCAATGAGCAGGTCAACGGCTTCATCAGCGGAACCACCCCGTTCCTCGTACAGGATCCTGATACGGTGAGCATGGTCGCCGAGGCTCTCGATCCCTCACAGTGGACCGTCATTCCGATGCCCGTCGGTGCAAGTGGCAAGACCTACCTCGACTACGGCTTTGCCGGTCTGGGTATTCCTACCACCAGCAAGCACAAAGACTTGGCATGGGACTTCATCTCCTTTATGGTCAATGCAGAGAACAATGCAGACTTCTGCCGCGCCTATGGTCCGCTCCCGGTGCATACCTCGACCTACGCCAACGACCCGTACTTCTCCAGCGGAGTATACAAGTCCTGGGAGATCGAAATGTCCGATCCGGCTACCTACGTGTTTGTGAAGTATCCGCTTGACAATCCCAAGTATCCCGCATGGGCTCAGATCCAGGAACAGACGATGCAGTCCCTCTTGTTGGGCAGCACCACCGTCGACCAAGCCATCAAGAGCTGGGAAGACTACTGGAAATAA
- a CDS encoding sugar ABC transporter permease, whose protein sequence is MERKFYRWMLVPALLFLTAFIYYPVLRGAVMAFQNYNLFDLNQLRFNGFDNFKAVLTDPHIKFAQILFNTVVWLFGSLFFQFVLGFGLALLLKKPFAGRGIYTAFVFYGWALSGFAIGLTWAWLFNGQFGLVNDMLIRIGLLSQPIGFLSNPNLAMISVMIPNIWYGVPFFGIMLLAALQSVPNELYEAATLDGAGAIRKFTSVTVPYVKPTIVSTILLRTMWIVNFPDIIYAMTNGGPVNRTNILATQMINKVFKEYDYGQGSAIGLIIMILLFAYAMLYLRLTEKGGDNL, encoded by the coding sequence ATGGAACGGAAATTTTATCGTTGGATGTTGGTTCCAGCGTTGCTCTTCCTCACGGCGTTTATCTACTATCCCGTGCTGAGGGGGGCCGTCATGGCCTTCCAGAACTACAATCTCTTCGACCTGAACCAGCTGCGGTTCAATGGTTTTGACAACTTCAAGGCGGTTCTGACTGACCCGCACATCAAGTTTGCCCAGATTCTGTTCAATACGGTTGTGTGGCTCTTCGGCTCGCTCTTCTTCCAGTTTGTGCTTGGGTTTGGCCTTGCCCTTCTGTTGAAGAAGCCATTTGCAGGAAGAGGCATCTATACTGCTTTCGTCTTCTACGGCTGGGCGCTCAGCGGGTTTGCCATCGGTCTTACCTGGGCCTGGCTCTTCAACGGCCAATTCGGCTTGGTGAACGACATGCTGATTCGCATCGGGCTCTTGTCCCAACCGATCGGCTTCCTGTCCAATCCGAACCTTGCCATGATCAGCGTCATGATCCCCAACATCTGGTATGGGGTTCCCTTCTTCGGCATCATGCTGCTCGCCGCCCTGCAGTCGGTGCCCAACGAGCTCTATGAGGCAGCTACCCTTGATGGGGCTGGGGCCATCCGCAAGTTCACCTCGGTCACGGTTCCCTATGTAAAACCGACCATCGTCAGTACCATCCTCCTGCGCACCATGTGGATCGTGAACTTCCCCGACATCATCTATGCCATGACCAATGGAGGGCCGGTCAACCGGACCAACATCCTGGCTACCCAGATGATCAACAAGGTCTTCAAGGAGTATGATTATGGACAGGGCTCGGCCATCGGGCTCATCATCATGATCCTTCTCTTCGCCTACGCAATGCTTTATCTGCGACTGACCGAGAAGGGAGGCGACAACCTATGA
- a CDS encoding sugar ABC transporter substrate-binding protein yields MKKRNVLVVMLVLIGLAMPMFAQGTSDQAPKQEIRVLLANHPYGELLKTKIPEFEAKTGIKVNYESLQESQLTNKLTTEFATKSSTVDVFMTRPLQEGLMFIKNGWYEGLDKYDFSDYPANSVDIGRKNNVAYIVPLVTEWQVLYYRKDLMKKAGLSVPTTFAELEAAAKALNKDGVAGFASRGKGAAAVTQLSSYIYNYGGRYLENGQAVFDSPEALEATRFYGKLLGNYGPQGVTSMSWENVMPVFQAGKVAMWTDASVFYGQIVDPAKTSIPASDIGVAQLPKGPKGDSPFIVVSWGMAMSSASKNKSAAQQFLDWATSKELAVEGMLSNITMARDSAWANAEVRKIMNPGLVETQAHAAKNGYPYDRPFMSSVGQARDLIGEVIIESINTKGTSTKLAALAQEKADAVDELLKTDGEYGL; encoded by the coding sequence ATGAAAAAGAGAAACGTGCTCGTTGTCATGCTTGTACTCATCGGCCTTGCAATGCCGATGTTTGCGCAGGGAACTTCAGATCAGGCTCCCAAGCAGGAGATCAGGGTTCTGTTGGCTAACCACCCGTATGGTGAGCTGTTGAAAACCAAGATTCCCGAATTCGAAGCAAAGACCGGGATCAAGGTGAACTATGAGAGTCTGCAGGAGAGCCAGCTTACCAACAAGCTGACCACCGAATTCGCCACCAAGAGTTCCACCGTCGATGTGTTCATGACCCGCCCCTTGCAGGAAGGGCTCATGTTCATCAAGAACGGCTGGTATGAGGGTCTGGACAAGTACGACTTCTCCGACTATCCCGCCAACTCGGTGGATATCGGCAGGAAGAACAATGTTGCCTACATCGTACCGCTCGTAACCGAGTGGCAGGTGCTCTACTATCGCAAGGACCTGATGAAGAAGGCCGGTCTCTCCGTTCCCACCACGTTCGCCGAACTTGAGGCTGCCGCCAAGGCGCTCAACAAGGATGGCGTTGCAGGCTTCGCAAGCCGTGGCAAGGGCGCTGCTGCAGTCACCCAGCTTTCCAGCTACATTTACAACTATGGCGGAAGGTATCTTGAGAACGGCCAGGCTGTCTTCGATAGTCCCGAAGCTTTGGAAGCAACTCGCTTCTATGGAAAGCTCTTGGGCAACTATGGACCTCAGGGTGTGACCAGCATGTCCTGGGAAAATGTGATGCCTGTCTTCCAGGCTGGCAAGGTTGCCATGTGGACCGATGCTTCCGTCTTCTACGGCCAGATTGTCGATCCTGCAAAGACCTCTATTCCCGCATCTGATATCGGCGTTGCACAGCTTCCCAAGGGCCCGAAGGGTGACAGTCCGTTCATCGTAGTCTCTTGGGGCATGGCAATGTCTTCCGCTTCCAAGAACAAGAGTGCAGCACAGCAGTTCCTCGATTGGGCAACCAGCAAGGAGCTTGCAGTGGAAGGCATGCTGAGCAACATCACCATGGCCCGCGACAGTGCTTGGGCAAACGCTGAAGTCCGCAAGATCATGAACCCCGGACTGGTGGAGACCCAGGCTCATGCGGCAAAGAACGGCTATCCGTATGACCGCCCGTTCATGAGCTCGGTCGGCCAGGCCCGCGACCTGATCGGAGAGGTCATCATCGAGTCAATCAACACCAAGGGTACTTCGACCAAGCTTGCCGCTCTTGCACAGGAGAAGGCTGACGCGGTTGATGAACTGCTGAAGACCGACGGTGAATACGGCCTCTAG
- a CDS encoding carbohydrate ABC transporter permease — MKKNPVHSILFLLVLVLIIIPILFPFVWMLMSSFKTQVDIISWPPKFIFTPVMQNYERVFIEQDFLHYMKNSLIVSMVSVAFSLVLGLPAAYSIARYKQKKLSIFILVARLMPGISFLMPWYIVFSRLRLMDSYVALILSHMLIALPLVVWVMSPYFDSVPRELEEAAMVDGLTQQSAFVKILLPLSGPGVVTATTLSFIFSWNNFMFSQVLSQQKTRTLPIAVYNFLSYVEVDWGAVMAAAVTIMAPAIILTMFFQKYVVKGLTMGAVKG, encoded by the coding sequence ATGAAAAAGAATCCTGTCCACTCCATCCTGTTCCTCCTCGTACTCGTCCTGATCATCATCCCGATTCTCTTCCCCTTTGTCTGGATGCTCATGAGCTCGTTCAAGACACAGGTGGATATCATCAGCTGGCCTCCGAAGTTCATCTTCACCCCGGTGATGCAAAACTACGAGCGTGTCTTCATCGAGCAGGACTTCCTGCACTATATGAAGAACTCTCTCATCGTTTCGATGGTGAGCGTGGCGTTCAGCCTCGTGCTTGGGCTTCCTGCCGCCTACTCGATCGCCCGTTACAAACAGAAGAAACTCTCCATCTTCATTCTGGTTGCCCGTCTGATGCCCGGTATCTCCTTTCTGATGCCTTGGTACATTGTTTTCTCCCGCCTGCGCCTGATGGACAGCTATGTTGCCCTCATTCTCAGCCACATGCTCATCGCCTTGCCTCTGGTGGTCTGGGTCATGTCCCCGTACTTCGACTCGGTGCCGCGTGAACTGGAAGAAGCGGCTATGGTCGACGGGCTTACCCAGCAGAGTGCCTTTGTGAAGATTCTTTTGCCGCTTTCCGGGCCAGGGGTCGTGACAGCGACGACGCTCTCCTTCATTTTCAGTTGGAACAACTTCATGTTCAGCCAGGTATTGAGCCAACAGAAAACCAGAACACTCCCTATCGCCGTCTACAACTTCCTCTCCTATGTCGAGGTCGACTGGGGGGCTGTCATGGCTGCAGCAGTGACGATCATGGCACCTGCGATCATCCTTACCATGTTCTTCCAGAAGTATGTGGTGAAAGGTCTGACTATGGGGGCGGTGAAAGGCTAA
- the gnd gene encoding decarboxylating NADP(+)-dependent phosphogluconate dehydrogenase: MKATIGLIGLAVMGENLVLNLESKGFSVAVFNRSTEKVDAFINGRAKGKQIIGTHSLKELVDNLQSPRKVMMMVKAGSAVDDTIEALLPLLDKGDIIIDGGNSNYEDSERRVAYVESKGLLYIGTGVSGGEEGALKGPSIMPGGSEAAWEQVKPLLQGISAHVEGVPCCDWIGRGGAGHFVKMVHNGIEYGDMQLIGEVYDLMRRLAGLGNEEMHQVFAQWNTGDLDSYLIEITKDILAYKEKDGSYLLDKILDSAGQKGTGKWTGINALHAGVPLTLIVESVFARSVSSQKDERVAASKVFPPQPIKPLADSKAFVQALGSALYAAKIISYAQGFSLIKTVGETNGWDLNLASIALLWRGGCIIRSAFLDKISQAFLAKEDLKNLILDPYFAKILQENHQSLREVVAQAALNGIPTPSLSAALSWFDSYRTENLPANLLQAQRDYFGAHTYERVDHKRGEFFHTNWTGRGGDTASTTYSI; this comes from the coding sequence ATGAAAGCAACAATCGGCCTGATCGGCCTCGCAGTAATGGGAGAGAATCTGGTGCTCAATCTGGAGAGCAAGGGATTCAGTGTGGCGGTATTCAACCGCAGTACCGAGAAGGTGGATGCCTTCATCAACGGAAGGGCAAAGGGCAAGCAGATCATCGGCACCCACAGCCTGAAGGAGCTGGTCGACAACCTCCAGAGCCCACGAAAAGTCATGATGATGGTCAAAGCGGGCAGTGCCGTGGATGACACCATCGAAGCGCTCCTCCCCCTTCTCGACAAAGGGGATATCATCATCGATGGAGGCAACTCCAACTATGAGGACAGTGAACGCAGGGTGGCCTATGTGGAGAGCAAGGGCCTTCTGTATATCGGAACCGGTGTCAGCGGGGGTGAGGAGGGAGCGCTGAAAGGCCCCTCGATCATGCCCGGCGGCTCGGAAGCAGCCTGGGAGCAGGTAAAGCCCCTGCTCCAGGGCATATCAGCCCATGTCGAGGGAGTCCCGTGTTGCGACTGGATCGGCAGAGGTGGGGCAGGTCACTTCGTGAAGATGGTGCACAACGGCATCGAGTACGGTGACATGCAGCTCATCGGGGAGGTATACGACCTGATGAGACGCCTGGCCGGGCTTGGCAATGAGGAGATGCACCAGGTGTTCGCCCAGTGGAACACAGGTGATCTTGACTCCTATCTCATCGAAATCACCAAGGACATTCTCGCATACAAGGAAAAGGATGGATCCTATCTGCTGGACAAGATCCTCGATTCTGCAGGCCAGAAGGGAACCGGCAAGTGGACCGGCATCAACGCCCTGCATGCGGGCGTCCCCCTCACCCTCATCGTGGAATCGGTCTTCGCCCGCAGCGTCTCCAGCCAAAAGGATGAGCGCGTAGCGGCCAGCAAGGTCTTCCCGCCCCAGCCGATCAAGCCGCTTGCGGACTCCAAGGCCTTTGTCCAGGCCCTTGGTTCTGCACTCTATGCAGCAAAGATCATCAGCTATGCACAGGGTTTCTCCCTGATCAAGACGGTGGGAGAGACCAATGGATGGGACCTCAACCTTGCCTCCATCGCCCTGCTTTGGAGAGGAGGATGCATCATCCGTTCCGCTTTCCTGGACAAGATCAGCCAGGCCTTCCTGGCCAAGGAGGATCTGAAGAACCTCATTCTCGACCCCTACTTCGCCAAGATCCTGCAGGAAAACCATCAGAGCCTCAGGGAAGTGGTTGCCCAGGCAGCGCTCAACGGCATCCCCACCCCGTCACTCAGTGCAGCCCTCTCCTGGTTTGACAGCTACCGCACCGAGAACCTTCCGGCCAACCTGCTGCAGGCTCAGCGTGACTACTTCGGGGCCCATACGTACGAGCGGGTGGACCACAAGCGCGGTGAGTTCTTCCATACCAACTGGACCGGCCGTGGCGGCGATACCGCCTCCACCACCTACAGCATCTAA
- a CDS encoding ARMT1-like domain-containing protein, giving the protein MRTSLDCLPCFFRQTLEAGKLLGLPADSIKHLMDEIGNELKHFPLEMSPPEMSYHMQRLFVALTGKEDPYLEIKDLSNKQALDVIDDLRKLVSESQTPLETAVRLACAGNIIDYGAFPSGVDVQAEITKILHQQSSPGGSASSLFDFASFHQALKSARRILYIGDNAGEIVFDRVLLETIAQEFPQIELSFVTRESPILNDVLTKDALDCGLDSVASIVSSGSKTPGLLLDKADPAFLKLYHEADMIISKGQGNFEALSDAEGPIYFLFIIKCEVIMRHIGGSLRDLVLKKNH; this is encoded by the coding sequence ATGAGAACCTCACTTGATTGCCTTCCCTGTTTCTTCCGGCAGACGCTGGAAGCCGGAAAACTGTTGGGACTTCCTGCAGATTCGATCAAACACCTCATGGATGAGATCGGGAACGAACTCAAACACTTCCCTTTGGAAATGAGCCCTCCGGAAATGTCCTACCACATGCAACGCCTGTTCGTTGCATTGACGGGCAAGGAAGACCCGTATCTTGAAATAAAGGATCTCAGCAACAAGCAGGCACTGGATGTGATCGATGATTTGAGGAAACTCGTATCAGAATCACAGACCCCCTTGGAAACTGCAGTGAGGCTTGCATGCGCCGGCAACATCATCGATTACGGGGCGTTTCCCAGCGGCGTTGATGTACAAGCGGAAATCACAAAAATCCTGCACCAACAAAGCAGTCCAGGCGGCAGTGCTTCCTCCCTGTTTGACTTTGCATCCTTCCACCAGGCACTCAAAAGCGCTCGCCGAATCCTCTATATCGGCGACAATGCCGGGGAAATCGTCTTTGACAGGGTCTTGCTGGAAACCATCGCACAGGAGTTTCCCCAGATCGAGCTCTCTTTCGTAACCAGGGAGAGTCCGATCCTCAATGATGTATTGACCAAGGACGCCCTTGACTGCGGTCTGGACTCAGTGGCATCCATTGTCTCCAGCGGGAGCAAAACCCCCGGCTTGCTGCTCGACAAGGCAGATCCTGCTTTCCTGAAGCTGTATCACGAGGCGGATATGATCATCAGCAAGGGCCAAGGTAATTTTGAGGCGCTTTCAGATGCTGAAGGGCCCATCTATTTCCTGTTCATCATCAAGTGTGAAGTCATCATGCGGCATATCGGAGGATCGCTGCGAGACCTCGTGCTGAAGAAGAACCATTAG
- a CDS encoding sugar phosphate isomerase/epimerase family protein produces the protein MRSLGIHWEMQAVDTALLPEKAKSLGYGQLECDGLSLLAMSQWGRKRLLFEARNNQIDLSYSLTPPLGWDLSCLDEEMRRSAVHRMQELMKLLGEMGGGSLSGALYAERRFDEAYVAHKSEHWEQSVKSLRSLTTVAEEEDVVLNLRPVNRYEHCLVNTAEEALQLIHAVNHPNFGIDLDTFHMNMEERSLSKAIEQAGIYLHCLHVRENTGLPVGQGCLDWKSVQAGLAAIHYEGPIVHVIGFDQSGDTTILNQLLCDFH, from the coding sequence ATGAGAAGCCTCGGCATTCACTGGGAAATGCAGGCAGTGGACACCGCTCTGCTGCCTGAGAAGGCCAAGTCACTGGGCTATGGTCAGCTCGAATGTGATGGACTCTCCTTGCTTGCGATGAGCCAGTGGGGCCGCAAGCGCCTTCTCTTTGAAGCACGGAACAACCAGATTGATCTCTCTTACTCACTGACTCCTCCGCTTGGGTGGGATCTCTCCTGTCTCGATGAGGAGATGCGCAGGTCGGCAGTCCATAGGATGCAGGAGTTGATGAAGCTGCTCGGGGAGATGGGGGGAGGTTCCCTTTCGGGAGCGCTGTATGCGGAGCGTAGGTTTGATGAAGCCTACGTTGCACACAAATCGGAACATTGGGAACAGAGCGTAAAAAGCTTGAGATCGCTGACAACGGTTGCCGAAGAGGAGGATGTGGTTTTGAACCTTCGGCCGGTGAACCGCTACGAGCACTGTTTGGTGAACACCGCAGAAGAGGCTCTTCAGCTCATCCACGCTGTGAATCACCCCAACTTCGGCATTGATCTGGATACCTTCCATATGAACATGGAGGAGCGCAGCCTTTCCAAGGCAATCGAGCAGGCTGGCATTTACTTGCACTGCCTGCATGTGCGGGAGAATACCGGTTTGCCGGTTGGGCAGGGGTGTCTGGACTGGAAGTCAGTGCAAGCAGGGCTGGCTGCCATCCATTATGAGGGTCCCATCGTCCACGTCATCGGCTTTGATCAGAGCGGTGATACCACGATTCTCAACCAATTGCTGTGCGACTTTCATTGA